From the genome of Phreatobacter cathodiphilus, one region includes:
- a CDS encoding biotin-dependent carboxyltransferase family protein, whose amino-acid sequence MIRLLVKDCGAGTTVQDGGRFGYQRYGVGPAGAMDRIALAVANMLVGNEPGEAAVEFTVLGGNFVVEGGPVRVALAGAFADLKIDGEAVPPLTSATALDGQSVTVGAAKAGTFMVLAVSGGVAVKRDLGSRSFHLRGGLGGLDRTPVRPGQVLPVGGTPQGPDLVATVAPQVSAGAFRVVLGPQDDYFTPAGIATFLGETYRVSAEADRMGYRLSGPAIEHAKGFNIVSDGIVTGSVQVPGSGEPIVLLADRQTTGGYPKIATIVSADLPRFVQQRPGGEMRFTAVTLAEAIAAARDQAAMLAAVRAGLKPAGLGLDTEHLLSVNLVDGWVDAHAPPAEPPLHSAA is encoded by the coding sequence ATGATCCGGCTCCTCGTGAAGGATTGCGGCGCCGGGACCACCGTCCAGGACGGCGGCCGCTTCGGCTACCAGCGCTATGGTGTGGGCCCGGCCGGCGCCATGGATCGCATCGCGCTGGCGGTGGCCAACATGCTGGTCGGCAACGAACCCGGCGAGGCGGCGGTCGAGTTCACCGTGCTCGGCGGAAACTTCGTCGTCGAGGGCGGCCCGGTGCGTGTCGCGCTGGCCGGCGCCTTCGCCGACCTGAAGATCGACGGCGAGGCGGTGCCGCCGCTCACCAGCGCCACGGCGCTGGATGGGCAATCCGTCACCGTCGGGGCCGCGAAGGCGGGCACCTTCATGGTGCTGGCGGTATCCGGCGGCGTCGCCGTGAAGCGGGATCTCGGCAGCCGGTCGTTCCACCTGCGCGGCGGCCTCGGCGGCCTCGACCGGACGCCGGTGCGTCCCGGCCAGGTCCTGCCCGTCGGCGGCACGCCGCAGGGACCCGATCTCGTCGCCACCGTCGCGCCGCAGGTTTCGGCGGGTGCCTTTCGGGTCGTGCTGGGGCCGCAGGACGACTATTTCACGCCCGCCGGCATCGCCACCTTCCTCGGCGAGACCTACCGCGTCTCGGCCGAGGCCGACCGCATGGGCTACCGGCTGAGCGGGCCGGCCATCGAGCACGCCAAGGGCTTCAACATCGTCTCGGACGGCATCGTCACCGGCTCGGTGCAGGTGCCGGGATCGGGCGAGCCCATCGTCCTCCTCGCCGACCGCCAGACCACCGGCGGCTATCCGAAGATCGCGACCATCGTCTCCGCCGACCTGCCGCGCTTCGTGCAGCAGCGGCCGGGCGGCGAGATGCGCTTCACCGCCGTGACCCTCGCCGAGGCCATCGCCGCGGCACGCGACCAGGCGGCGATGCTGGCGGCCGTGCGCGCCGGCCTGAAACCCGCGGGCCTAGGCCTCGACACCGAACATCTCCTGTCGGTCAATCTCGTCGACGGCTGGGTCGACGCCCATGCGCCGCCGGCCGAGCCGCCGCTCCATTCCGCCGCCTGA
- the pxpB gene encoding 5-oxoprolinase subunit PxpB, which yields MGAPIPRFLPCGDTAVTVEFGTEIDDGLNALCLVFDAALAEAAIPGVIETLPTYRSVLVQVDPLVIDMPAFETRVHEILAGLATDGRPPRRWIIPVVYGGEFGIDLEDVARSHGLTTEEIIRRHSSRTYRVAMLGFLPGFCYLSGADPSIALPRRTSPRLKTPAGTVSIGGVQALFASVEAPSGWHLLGRTPVRNFMPDRDPVFLVGAGDEVVFRPIPAADWDALDAAAAAGEPVAELVAA from the coding sequence ATGGGCGCCCCCATCCCGCGCTTCCTGCCGTGCGGCGACACCGCCGTCACGGTGGAGTTCGGCACCGAGATCGACGACGGCCTCAACGCGCTGTGCCTCGTCTTCGACGCGGCGCTGGCGGAGGCGGCGATCCCCGGCGTCATCGAGACGCTGCCGACCTACCGTTCGGTGCTGGTGCAGGTCGATCCGCTGGTCATCGACATGCCGGCCTTCGAAACCCGTGTGCATGAGATCCTCGCCGGGCTCGCGACCGACGGGCGGCCGCCGCGACGCTGGATCATCCCGGTCGTCTATGGCGGCGAATTCGGCATCGACCTCGAGGATGTTGCGCGCAGCCACGGCCTGACGACGGAGGAGATCATCCGCCGCCATTCCAGCCGCACCTATCGGGTCGCCATGCTCGGCTTCCTGCCGGGCTTCTGCTATCTGTCGGGCGCCGATCCCTCCATCGCCCTGCCGCGACGCACCAGCCCGCGCCTCAAGACGCCCGCGGGGACCGTCTCCATCGGCGGCGTCCAGGCGCTTTTCGCGTCGGTCGAGGCGCCGTCCGGCTGGCACCTCTTGGGACGCACGCCCGTGCGCAACTTCATGCCCGACCGCGATCCGGTCTTCCTCGTCGGCGCCGGCGACGAGGTGGTGTTCCGGCCCATTCCGGCGGCCGACTGGGACGCGCTCGACGCGGCGGCGGCGGCCGGAGAGCCGGTCGCGGAGCTGGTGGCGGCATGA
- a CDS encoding TRAP transporter large permease, translating to MAVEVIVMFVILFGLLAGGLWIGLTLGVTGTILLAIFRDIPLYRLVSQYSWNILTTQELLALPLFILMGELLFRTNLSRSLFTGLAPWAGLLPGRLIHVNVIGCTIFAAISGSSAATTQVVGRIALTELLKRGYSRDIAVGSLAGAGTLGFLIPPSNILIIYGVLADVSIIKLFTAGLIPGLLLAGCFMGWVMIHTTLRRDLVPESERALRNLSWGERFASLKDLWPALFLIACVLGSMYGGIATPSEAAAVGVLGAAIVALAQRSLTWEAARQIAIGSVVTCSMIALILLGASILGSAAAFLGIPAKVAAFVQGLGLTSFQLMLALVVFYLVLGCFLDGFSMIVMTLPIVLPIVKMAGFDPIWFGVFIVLVVEMAQITPPVGFNLFVIQGITGDSLSYLAKVTLPYLLIMIIFTMTLVVFPQIVMFLPNFLAG from the coding sequence ATGGCCGTCGAAGTCATCGTCATGTTCGTCATCCTGTTCGGCCTCCTGGCCGGCGGGCTGTGGATCGGCCTCACGCTCGGCGTCACCGGGACGATCCTGCTGGCGATCTTCCGCGACATCCCGCTCTACCGGCTGGTGTCGCAGTATTCCTGGAACATCCTGACGACGCAGGAACTGCTGGCCCTGCCGCTGTTCATCCTGATGGGTGAACTCCTGTTCCGCACCAACCTGTCGCGCTCGCTGTTCACCGGCCTCGCCCCCTGGGCCGGGCTCCTGCCGGGCCGGCTCATCCACGTCAACGTCATCGGCTGTACCATCTTCGCGGCAATCTCCGGCTCGTCGGCAGCGACGACGCAGGTCGTCGGCCGCATCGCCCTGACCGAACTCCTAAAGCGCGGCTATTCGCGCGACATCGCCGTCGGGTCCCTGGCAGGCGCCGGCACGCTGGGCTTCCTCATTCCGCCGTCCAACATCCTGATCATCTACGGCGTTCTCGCCGACGTCTCGATCATCAAGCTGTTCACCGCCGGCCTCATCCCCGGTCTGCTGCTCGCCGGCTGTTTCATGGGTTGGGTGATGATCCACACCACGCTGCGCCGGGATCTCGTTCCGGAGAGCGAAAGGGCGCTGCGCAACCTCTCCTGGGGTGAGCGGTTCGCCTCGCTGAAGGACCTGTGGCCGGCCCTCTTCCTCATCGCCTGCGTCCTCGGCTCCATGTATGGCGGCATCGCGACGCCGTCCGAAGCCGCCGCCGTCGGCGTTCTGGGCGCCGCCATCGTCGCTCTCGCCCAGCGTTCGCTGACCTGGGAGGCTGCCCGGCAGATCGCCATCGGCTCGGTGGTCACCTGCTCCATGATCGCGCTGATCCTGCTCGGCGCCTCCATCCTCGGCTCGGCGGCTGCCTTCCTCGGCATTCCCGCCAAGGTTGCCGCTTTCGTCCAGGGGCTCGGGCTGACGTCGTTCCAGCTCATGCTGGCGCTCGTGGTCTTCTACCTCGTGCTCGGCTGCTTCCTCGACGGCTTCTCGATGATCGTGATGACGCTGCCGATCGTGCTGCCGATCGTGAAGATGGCCGGCTTTGACCCGATCTGGTTCGGTGTCTTCATCGTGCTGGTGGTGGAGATGGCCCAGATCACGCCGCCGGTCGGCTTCAATCTCTTCGTCATCCAGGGCATCACCGGCGACAGCCTGTCCTATCTCGCCAAGGTGACGCTGCCGTACCTGCTGATCATGATCATCTTCACCATGACGCTGGTGGTGTTCCCGCAGATCGTCATGTTCCTGCCCAACTTCCTGGCCGGCTGA
- a CDS encoding TRAP transporter small permease subunit, whose translation MVPHTDLNAGAPSGIRWFLAGIDRLGRLDGWVGALCLLALTCLMLAEVIARAASNFFGIGPGVVPNAWEYSSYLMAAAFTFGAAMTLRGGGHIRVTLLVGNAGPVFKRILEVTSSALGCAAMSYLTVAMVMFTWSSYARGQVSISSGTIVWPPMALVTFGMALLALQFLARTIRAALDLPLEDPSMRASNPVE comes from the coding sequence ATGGTACCCCACACTGATCTCAATGCCGGGGCGCCGTCGGGCATCCGGTGGTTTCTCGCTGGCATCGACCGGCTCGGCCGTCTCGACGGCTGGGTCGGCGCCCTCTGCCTTCTGGCGCTGACCTGCCTGATGCTGGCCGAGGTGATCGCGCGGGCGGCGTCGAACTTCTTCGGCATCGGCCCGGGCGTCGTTCCCAACGCTTGGGAATATTCGTCCTACCTGATGGCGGCCGCCTTCACCTTCGGCGCCGCCATGACCCTGCGCGGCGGCGGCCATATCCGCGTGACCCTTCTGGTCGGCAACGCCGGGCCGGTGTTCAAGCGGATCCTCGAGGTGACGTCGTCGGCGCTCGGCTGCGCCGCCATGAGCTACCTGACGGTGGCCATGGTGATGTTCACCTGGAGTTCCTATGCGCGCGGGCAGGTCTCCATCTCGTCGGGCACCATCGTCTGGCCGCCCATGGCGCTGGTGACCTTCGGCATGGCGCTGCTGGCACTGCAGTTCCTGGCGCGCACCATTCGCGCGGCGCTCGACCTGCCGCTCGAGGATCCGTCCATGCGGGCCTCCAACCCCGTCGAATAG
- a CDS encoding TRAP transporter substrate-binding protein, translating to MFDRRQFVAGLAGTSLLAAPTVARAQAANWDLSTVWPDGNFHTINAKKFADEVKAATGGAVNITVKAGGQLGFKGPEHLRAVRDGLVPIADVLNIQQIGDEPILGAEGIPFLVGSVDELRIYHKHIRPVFERVVQNNNQKNLYIVPWPTQYLHLKVKADSLAGLAGQKVRCPDRGAQDMVNALGMTGVVIPWGETIPALASGAVQGVSTSAVSGVDGKFWEFLKYVYPTNHVWSCQMVNVNMDAWNKLPANHRASIEAVAKKLEPEFWATSVKADTDSLARLKQGGMEVVDIPAPMMADMRRRTASMVQDYIKRVPAAKGPIEAYLAEVKRS from the coding sequence ATGTTCGATCGCCGTCAATTCGTCGCCGGCCTCGCCGGAACGAGCCTTCTCGCCGCGCCGACGGTGGCGCGCGCCCAGGCTGCCAACTGGGACCTCTCGACCGTCTGGCCTGACGGCAACTTCCACACGATCAACGCCAAGAAGTTCGCCGACGAGGTGAAGGCCGCGACCGGCGGCGCCGTCAACATCACGGTGAAGGCCGGTGGCCAGCTCGGCTTCAAGGGCCCGGAGCACCTGCGCGCGGTGCGTGACGGTCTGGTGCCGATCGCCGACGTGCTGAACATCCAGCAGATCGGCGACGAGCCGATCCTCGGCGCCGAGGGCATTCCCTTCCTGGTCGGCTCGGTGGACGAGCTGCGCATCTACCACAAGCACATTCGCCCGGTGTTCGAGCGCGTGGTGCAGAACAACAATCAGAAGAACCTCTACATCGTGCCGTGGCCGACCCAGTACCTGCACCTCAAGGTGAAGGCGGACTCGCTGGCGGGCCTCGCCGGCCAGAAGGTGCGCTGCCCGGATCGCGGCGCGCAGGACATGGTCAACGCGCTCGGCATGACCGGCGTCGTCATCCCCTGGGGCGAGACGATCCCGGCGCTGGCCTCCGGCGCCGTCCAGGGCGTGTCGACCTCCGCCGTCTCCGGCGTCGACGGCAAGTTCTGGGAGTTCCTCAAGTACGTCTACCCGACCAACCACGTCTGGTCGTGCCAGATGGTCAACGTCAACATGGACGCCTGGAACAAGCTGCCGGCGAACCATCGCGCGTCGATCGAAGCCGTCGCCAAGAAGCTCGAGCCGGAGTTCTGGGCGACCTCGGTGAAGGCCGACACCGACAGCCTCGCCCGCCTCAAGCAGGGCGGCATGGAGGTGGTCGACATTCCGGCGCCGATGATGGCGGACATGCGCCGCCGCACCGCCAGCATGGTGCAGGACTACATCAAGCGCGTGCCTGCCGCGAAGGGCCCGATCGAGGCCTACCTCGCCGAAGTCAAGCGCTCCTGA